The proteins below come from a single Oenanthe melanoleuca isolate GR-GAL-2019-014 chromosome Z, OMel1.0, whole genome shotgun sequence genomic window:
- the FAM151B gene encoding protein FAM151B isoform X1: protein MRAVGAMGALRAVRAMPGVPGLCRGHRGCEGCEGCGSCAGAMPALPGQCRRAGRAEGSRRVPAVSRPVPPGSWSEWPVDHFLRSGSIGARDGAAVRWFHAANSRARAAEAARSDVHMVEVDVLLRGGHGDPILAHPPDTDSDITLQEWLACMASTDKGIKLDFKSLDAVGPSLELLGRLGQPLARPVWLNGDVLPGPRGTCAPLDAPAFLRAVTSACPGATLSLGWTTARHPGQGYQWPMVQEMSQLCHPLSQPVTFAVRAALLPGSIPQLQWLLQQSHRYSLTVWAGKEDVYSVEDLLLIRENFDKSRVYYDIFEPQNSEFKKAIGIEC, encoded by the exons aTGAGGGCTGTGGGAGCCATGGGGGCTCTGAGGGCTGTGCGGGCTATGCCGGGtgtgccggggctgtgccgTGGCCATaggggctgtgagggctgtgagggctgtgggagctgtgccgGGGCTATGCCGGCTTTGCCGGGGCAGTGCCGGCGGGCGGGCCGCGCTGAAGGCtcccgccgtgtccccgccgtgtcccgGCCTGTCCCCCCAGGCTCCTGGAGCGAGTGGCCCGTGGATCACTTCCTGCGCAGCGGCAGCATCGGGGCCAGGGACGGCGCCGCCGTGCGCTGGTTCCACGCCGCCAACAGCCGCGCCCGGGCGGCGGAGGCCGCGCGCA GTGACGTGCACATGGTGGAGGTGGATGTTCTGCTGCGGGGCGGGCACGGGGACCCCATCCTGGCTCACCCCCCGGACACTGACAGCGACATTACCCTGCAGGAGTGGCTGGCATGCATGGCCAGCACCGATAAAGGCATCAAGCTGGACTTCAAGAG cctggatgCCGTGGGAccctctctggagctgctggggcggctggggcagcccctggcccggcccgTGTGGCTGAACGGGGACGTGCTGCCCGGGCCCCGCGGGACCTGCGCGCCGCTGGACGCCCCCGCCTTCCTGCGCGCCGTCACCTCGGCCTGCCCCGGCGCCaccctgtccctgggctggacCACGGCCCGCCACCCAGGGCAAG gctACCAGTGGCCCATGGTGCAGGAgatgtcccagctgtgccaccccctgtcccagcccgtGACCTTCGCCGTCAGAGCGGCGCTGCTGCCCGGCTCCATCCCGCAGctccagtggctgctgcagcagtcacacag ATACAGCCTCACTGTTTGGGCAGGAAAGGAGGACGTGTATTCTGTAGAAGACTTGCTTCTCATCCGAGAAAACTTTGATAAAAGTAGGGTTTATTATGATATTTTTGAGCCTCAAAATTCTGAATTCAAGAAAGCCATTGGAATAGAATGTTAA
- the FAM151B gene encoding protein FAM151B isoform X2 yields the protein MAGGPRGSWSEWPVDHFLRSGSIGARDGAAVRWFHAANSRARAAEAARSDVHMVEVDVLLRGGHGDPILAHPPDTDSDITLQEWLACMASTDKGIKLDFKSLDAVGPSLELLGRLGQPLARPVWLNGDVLPGPRGTCAPLDAPAFLRAVTSACPGATLSLGWTTARHPGQGYQWPMVQEMSQLCHPLSQPVTFAVRAALLPGSIPQLQWLLQQSHRYSLTVWAGKEDVYSVEDLLLIRENFDKSRVYYDIFEPQNSEFKKAIGIEC from the exons aTGGCGGGCGGGCCGCGGG GCTCCTGGAGCGAGTGGCCCGTGGATCACTTCCTGCGCAGCGGCAGCATCGGGGCCAGGGACGGCGCCGCCGTGCGCTGGTTCCACGCCGCCAACAGCCGCGCCCGGGCGGCGGAGGCCGCGCGCA GTGACGTGCACATGGTGGAGGTGGATGTTCTGCTGCGGGGCGGGCACGGGGACCCCATCCTGGCTCACCCCCCGGACACTGACAGCGACATTACCCTGCAGGAGTGGCTGGCATGCATGGCCAGCACCGATAAAGGCATCAAGCTGGACTTCAAGAG cctggatgCCGTGGGAccctctctggagctgctggggcggctggggcagcccctggcccggcccgTGTGGCTGAACGGGGACGTGCTGCCCGGGCCCCGCGGGACCTGCGCGCCGCTGGACGCCCCCGCCTTCCTGCGCGCCGTCACCTCGGCCTGCCCCGGCGCCaccctgtccctgggctggacCACGGCCCGCCACCCAGGGCAAG gctACCAGTGGCCCATGGTGCAGGAgatgtcccagctgtgccaccccctgtcccagcccgtGACCTTCGCCGTCAGAGCGGCGCTGCTGCCCGGCTCCATCCCGCAGctccagtggctgctgcagcagtcacacag ATACAGCCTCACTGTTTGGGCAGGAAAGGAGGACGTGTATTCTGTAGAAGACTTGCTTCTCATCCGAGAAAACTTTGATAAAAGTAGGGTTTATTATGATATTTTTGAGCCTCAAAATTCTGAATTCAAGAAAGCCATTGGAATAGAATGTTAA
- the ANKRD34B gene encoding ankyrin repeat domain-containing protein 34B encodes MEGVDVPPEGYSLIKAVYQRRLRLTRLLIDGGAYVNESNSRGETPLMIACMTKHADLQSASKARMVKYLLDNKADPNIQDKSGKTALMHACLEKAGPEVVSLLLMSGADPSLPDHANCSALVYAINAADRDTLELLLKACKARGKEVIIITTDKSTSGRQKTKQYLNVPPPDLEECISPADCTSPSEIEPDEGPEDPFSFKELYGGQQADSSSERVPLMSKASSTPARFKLTQVLHCDPWLKCCPPVFQQRKMASPHELQGSSPIEELSCKATGLDLCTCVTGSHDSRDKKDSAQVQKTSDQTLSRKALRDAVNYQTHFIEEKHNPSEIPMGMDASLGQISLLSNFGSLIKKGSGEQNYNISSSQLTNSLIPAADTKGSKSPKVNREILPTYQTLLPSPRRALEMTPVSPRGRRAPLEGESSGALALDQTRPGFLPPLSANPRPPGPELTVINTVSGMISYGQTHLVPPGSAFPKGTKDTNLMRRRPYEQITV; translated from the coding sequence ATGGAGGGGGTGGACGTGCCGCCCGAGGGCTACTCGCTGATCAAAGCCGTGTACCAGCGGCGCCTGCGGCTCACCCGGCTGCTGATCGACGGCGGGGCCTACGTCAACGAGAGCAACAGCCGCGGCGAGACCCCGCTGATGATCGCCTGCATGACCAAGCACGCCGACCTGCAGAGCGCCAGCAAGGCCAGGATGGTCAAATACCTGCTGGACAACAAGGCCGACCCCAACATCCAGGACAAGTCCGGCAAGACGGCGCTGATGCACGCGTGCCTGGAGAAGGCGGGCCCCGAGGTGGTGTCGCTGCTGCTGATGAGCGGGGCCGACCCCAGCCTGCCCGACCACGCCaactgctctgccctggtgtACGCCATCAACGCCGCCGACAGGGacaccctggagctgctgctcaaggCCTGCAAGGCTCGCGGCAAGGAGGTGATCATCATCACCACCGACAAGTCCACCTCGGGgaggcagaaaacaaagcagtacCTGAACGTGCCGCCTCCGGACCTGGAGGAGTGCATTTCCCCAGCCGATTGCACCTCCCCGTCAGAAATAGAGCCGGACGAGGGTCCGGAGGACCCGTTCAGCTTTAAGGAGCTGTACGGTGGGCAGCAGGCGGACAGCTCCTCTGAACGAGTGCCGCTGATGAGCAAAGCCAGCTCCACACCAGCACGGTTCAAGCTGACACAGGTGCTGCACTGTGATCCCTGGCTGAAGTGCTGTCCGCCAGTgttccagcagaggaaaatggcTTCTCCTCACGAGCTTCAGGGCAGCAGTCCCATAGAAGAGCTCTCCTGTAAAGCCACTGGCCTTGACTTGTGCACGTGTGTCACCGGCAGTCACGACAGCAGAGACAAGAAAGACTCTGCTCAGGTGCAGAAGACCTCTGATCAAACCTTGTCAAGGAAAGCATTACGTGATGCAGTAAACTATCAGACTCATTTCATTGAAGAGAAACACAACCCCAGTGAGATTCCCATGGGCATGGATGCCAGTTTGGGACAAATCAGCTTACTTTCCAATTTTGGCAGTCTTATCAAGAAAGGAAGTGGAGAACAAAATTACAACATCTCCAGTTCTCAGTTAACTAACAGTCTAATTCCTGCTGCTGATACAAAAGGCAGTAAGTCACCCAAAGTAAATAGGGAGATTCTTCCTACATACCAGACTTTGTTACCAAGCCCCAGAAGAGCTCTGGAGATGACTCCTGTTTCTCCGAGAGGCAGGAGGGCTCCTCTGGAGGGGGAGAGCTCGGGAGCCTTAGCGCTGGATCAGACCAGGCCAGGTTTCCTGCCACCACTGAGTGCGAACCCCCGGCCCCCAGGCCCAGAGCTCACTGTCATAAACACAGTTTCTGGAATGATCTCTTATGGACAAACTCACTTAGTGCCACCCGGATCTGCTTTCCCTAAGGGGACCAAAGACACGAATCTGATGCGGAGGAGGCCCTATGAGCAGATAACAGTCTAA
- the FAM151B gene encoding protein FAM151B isoform X3, with protein MRAVGAMGALRAVRAMPGVPGLCRGHRGCEGCEGCGSCAGAMPALPGQCRRAGRAEGSRRVPAVSRPVPPGSWSEWPVDHFLRSGSIGARDGAAVRWFHAANSRARAAEAARSDVHMVEVDVLLRGGHGDPILAHPPDTDSDITLQEWLACMASTDKGIKLDFKSLDAVGPSLELLGRLGQPLARPVWLNGDVLPGPRGTCAPLDAPAFLRAVTSACPGATLSLGWTTARHPGQDTASLFGQERRTCIL; from the exons aTGAGGGCTGTGGGAGCCATGGGGGCTCTGAGGGCTGTGCGGGCTATGCCGGGtgtgccggggctgtgccgTGGCCATaggggctgtgagggctgtgagggctgtgggagctgtgccgGGGCTATGCCGGCTTTGCCGGGGCAGTGCCGGCGGGCGGGCCGCGCTGAAGGCtcccgccgtgtccccgccgtgtcccgGCCTGTCCCCCCAGGCTCCTGGAGCGAGTGGCCCGTGGATCACTTCCTGCGCAGCGGCAGCATCGGGGCCAGGGACGGCGCCGCCGTGCGCTGGTTCCACGCCGCCAACAGCCGCGCCCGGGCGGCGGAGGCCGCGCGCA GTGACGTGCACATGGTGGAGGTGGATGTTCTGCTGCGGGGCGGGCACGGGGACCCCATCCTGGCTCACCCCCCGGACACTGACAGCGACATTACCCTGCAGGAGTGGCTGGCATGCATGGCCAGCACCGATAAAGGCATCAAGCTGGACTTCAAGAG cctggatgCCGTGGGAccctctctggagctgctggggcggctggggcagcccctggcccggcccgTGTGGCTGAACGGGGACGTGCTGCCCGGGCCCCGCGGGACCTGCGCGCCGCTGGACGCCCCCGCCTTCCTGCGCGCCGTCACCTCGGCCTGCCCCGGCGCCaccctgtccctgggctggacCACGGCCCGCCACCCAGGGCAAG ATACAGCCTCACTGTTTGGGCAGGAAAGGAGGACGTGTATTCTGTAG